In a single window of the Micrococcaceae bacterium Sec5.7 genome:
- a CDS encoding ATP-dependent Clp protease ATP-binding subunit translates to MFERFTDRARRVVVLAQEEARMLNHNYIGTEHILLGLIHEGEGVAAKALESLSISLDGVREQVQEIIGQGQQAPSGHIPFTPRAKKVLELSLREALQLGHNYIGTEHILLGLIREGEGVAAQVLVKLGADLNRVRQQVIQLLSGYQGKETSGAGVGPGQAEGTPAGSVVLDQFGRNLTQAARENKLDPVIGREQEMERVMQVLSRRTKNNPVLIGEPGVGKTAVVEGLAQAIVRGDVPETIKDKQLYTLDLGSLVAGSRYRGDFEERLKKVLKEIRTRGDIILFIDEIHTLVGAGAAEGAIDAASILKPMLARGELQTIGATTLDEYRKHIEKDAALERRFQPIQVKEPSVAHAIEILKGLRDRYEAHHRVTITDGALVSAAKLSERYISDRFLPDKAIDLIDEAGARLRIRRMTAPPELKEMDERIAVLKMEKESAIDAQDFEGAASLRDKEQRLITERSEKERHWKTGGMDDISEVDEDLIAEVLANSTGIPVFKLTEEESSRLLHMEDELHKRVVGQNEAIKALSQAIRRTRAGLKDPKRPGGSFIFAGPTGVGKTELAKALAEFLFGEEDALITLDMSEYSEKHTVSRLFGAPPGYVGYEEGGQLTEKVRRRPFSVVLFDEVEKAHADLFNSLLQILEDGRLTDSAGRVVDFKNTVIIMTTNLGTRDISKSVATGFQSGTDTQTGYNRMRARVTEELKQHFRPEFLNRVDDVVVFPQLTQDEIIEIVDLMMGRLEKRLQDKDMGIELTTAAKVLLATRGYDPAMGARPLRRTIQREIEDQLSEKILFGEIHAGDIVVVDVDGEGDDAKFTFAGNAKPRIPEIAPSV, encoded by the coding sequence ATGTTTGAGCGATTTACGGACCGTGCCCGTCGCGTAGTTGTGCTTGCCCAAGAAGAGGCACGCATGCTGAACCACAATTACATCGGTACCGAACACATCCTCTTGGGTCTGATCCATGAGGGTGAGGGCGTTGCCGCCAAAGCTCTTGAGTCCTTGAGCATTTCGCTCGACGGCGTTCGCGAGCAGGTGCAGGAGATCATCGGCCAGGGGCAACAGGCTCCCTCCGGTCACATCCCCTTCACCCCCCGCGCCAAGAAGGTGCTTGAGCTCTCACTGCGAGAGGCCCTGCAGCTCGGCCACAACTACATCGGCACGGAGCACATCCTGCTGGGACTCATCCGCGAGGGTGAAGGCGTTGCCGCGCAGGTGCTGGTCAAGCTCGGCGCGGACCTTAACCGCGTCCGCCAGCAGGTCATCCAGCTGCTGTCCGGCTACCAGGGCAAAGAGACAAGCGGCGCAGGCGTTGGCCCCGGCCAGGCTGAAGGCACCCCTGCCGGCTCTGTTGTGCTGGACCAGTTCGGCCGCAACCTGACTCAGGCTGCGCGCGAGAACAAGCTGGACCCTGTCATTGGTCGTGAACAGGAAATGGAACGCGTCATGCAGGTCCTTTCCCGCCGCACCAAGAACAACCCTGTGCTCATCGGTGAGCCCGGCGTCGGCAAGACGGCCGTCGTCGAAGGCCTCGCCCAGGCGATCGTCCGCGGGGACGTCCCGGAAACCATCAAGGACAAGCAGCTGTACACGCTTGACCTCGGATCCCTCGTGGCCGGCTCCCGCTACCGCGGTGACTTCGAAGAGCGCCTCAAGAAGGTTCTCAAGGAGATCCGCACCCGCGGCGACATCATCCTGTTCATTGATGAAATCCACACCCTTGTGGGTGCCGGAGCCGCCGAAGGCGCCATTGATGCGGCCTCCATCCTGAAGCCCATGCTGGCCCGCGGTGAGCTCCAGACCATCGGCGCCACCACCCTTGATGAGTACCGCAAGCACATCGAGAAGGACGCCGCCCTGGAACGCCGCTTCCAGCCCATCCAGGTCAAGGAGCCCTCTGTTGCGCATGCAATTGAGATCCTCAAGGGCCTGCGTGACCGCTACGAGGCACACCACCGCGTCACCATTACCGACGGCGCCCTCGTCTCCGCAGCGAAGCTCTCCGAGCGGTACATATCGGACCGCTTCCTGCCGGACAAGGCGATCGACCTCATCGACGAAGCCGGTGCGCGGCTCCGCATCCGCAGGATGACCGCCCCGCCGGAGCTTAAGGAGATGGACGAGCGCATCGCCGTACTCAAGATGGAGAAGGAGTCCGCGATTGACGCGCAGGACTTCGAAGGTGCCGCCTCTCTCCGAGACAAGGAACAGAGGCTCATCACCGAGCGCTCCGAGAAGGAACGCCACTGGAAGACCGGCGGCATGGATGACATCTCCGAGGTTGACGAGGACCTGATCGCGGAAGTGCTCGCAAATTCCACCGGCATCCCGGTCTTCAAGCTGACCGAGGAAGAGTCCTCGCGCCTGCTGCATATGGAAGACGAACTGCACAAGCGCGTGGTGGGCCAGAACGAGGCCATCAAGGCCCTGTCCCAGGCGATCCGCCGCACGCGTGCAGGCCTCAAGGACCCCAAGCGTCCTGGTGGCTCCTTCATCTTCGCCGGCCCCACAGGCGTCGGCAAGACCGAGCTCGCCAAGGCTCTTGCTGAATTCCTCTTCGGTGAAGAAGATGCCCTGATCACCCTTGACATGTCTGAGTACTCGGAGAAGCACACGGTGTCGCGTCTCTTCGGTGCGCCCCCGGGCTACGTTGGCTACGAGGAAGGCGGGCAGCTGACAGAGAAGGTCCGCCGCCGCCCGTTCTCCGTGGTCCTGTTCGATGAAGTGGAAAAGGCCCACGCGGACCTCTTCAACTCGCTGCTGCAGATCCTCGAAGACGGCCGCCTGACCGACAGTGCAGGCCGGGTGGTGGACTTCAAGAACACCGTGATCATCATGACCACCAACCTGGGTACCCGGGACATCTCCAAGAGCGTTGCCACCGGTTTCCAGTCCGGCACGGACACCCAGACCGGCTACAACCGGATGCGTGCCCGGGTCACGGAGGAGCTCAAGCAGCACTTCCGTCCCGAGTTCCTGAACCGTGTTGACGACGTTGTGGTCTTCCCGCAGCTGACCCAGGACGAGATCATCGAGATCGTGGACCTCATGATGGGCCGGTTGGAGAAGCGCCTCCAAGACAAGGACATGGGTATCGAGCTCACCACCGCGGCCAAGGTGCTCCTGGCCACCCGCGGCTACGATCCAGCCATGGGTGCCCGGCCGCTGCGCCGCACCATCCAGCGCGAGATCGAGGACCAGCTCTCCGAGAAGATCCTATTCGGAGAGATCCACGCGGGCGACATCGTGGTGGTGGATGTGGACGGCGAAGGCGACGACGCCAAGTTCACCTTCGCCGGCAACGCCAAGCCGCGTATCCCGGAGATCGCACCGAGCGTTTAG
- a CDS encoding alpha/beta fold hydrolase — protein MSSNETPTGATSDSETLNEQPLTPFHDMDHYLAIPRVSGLALSPDGQRLVTTVSTLNGKGTEFATALWELDPSGAKHARRITRSAKGAAGAVFAANGDVYFTSARPDPDSPDGEPVNALWLLPADGGEARVVLSRAGGVGGVMAAKDADATFVSASVLAGSTDEENDEERRKARSDNKVAAILHSEYPVRYWDADLGPGQPRIFAVEPGEAQDRGKPSTVDSAPPLKLRNLTPDAGARLREAQQVVSPDGKTIYSSFAKPLAKADIRSVLVAVDVAAGTQKVLLDQEGMSYFPGPVSPDGRTLVVVSESDTTPLEAPQVKLHLLDLSSTHIGGDRLAPLVHDWDRWAHPCAWLPDGSGLLATADDDGASPVFRIDVAAGAALESVTRVTADAAAYTDVVVSPDGLSAYALRSSYEFPAEAVRIDLAAGDVTRLPAPADRPVYQGTLERVETTAADGSRVPAYLALPEGASADSPVPLLLWIHGGPLASWNAWTWRWNPWLLTAKGYAVLLPDPALSTGYGQAHIQRGWGEWGKAPYTDLMAITDAVVERQDIDESRTAAMGGSFGGYMANWVAGQTDRFTAIVTHASLWALDQFGPTTDASQYWLKEMTAEMAMENSPHLHVENIKTPMLVIHGDKDYRVPIGEGLRLWYELLSRSQLAADENGQTAHRFLFYPDENHWILQPQHAKVWYGVVEHFLGRNVLGQELPVPAELGL, from the coding sequence ATGTCTTCCAATGAAACGCCCACCGGCGCCACCAGCGATTCAGAGACCCTGAACGAACAACCGCTGACCCCCTTCCACGATATGGACCACTATCTGGCGATCCCGCGCGTCAGCGGCCTGGCACTCAGTCCGGACGGTCAGCGGCTGGTAACCACGGTGTCCACGCTGAACGGAAAGGGCACAGAATTTGCCACCGCCCTGTGGGAGCTGGATCCGTCAGGGGCGAAGCACGCCCGCCGCATCACGAGGAGCGCCAAGGGCGCGGCCGGGGCTGTGTTTGCGGCCAACGGCGACGTCTATTTCACCTCCGCCCGGCCAGATCCGGACAGCCCGGACGGCGAACCCGTGAACGCACTCTGGCTGCTCCCGGCAGACGGCGGCGAAGCGCGGGTAGTCCTTTCCCGAGCCGGCGGCGTGGGCGGGGTGATGGCCGCCAAGGACGCGGACGCCACCTTTGTCAGCGCATCGGTGTTGGCCGGCTCCACCGATGAGGAGAACGACGAGGAACGCCGGAAAGCCCGCAGTGACAACAAGGTCGCGGCCATCCTGCACAGCGAATACCCGGTGCGTTACTGGGACGCCGATCTTGGCCCTGGCCAGCCGCGCATTTTCGCCGTGGAGCCCGGCGAAGCGCAGGATCGGGGCAAGCCATCCACGGTGGACTCAGCCCCGCCCCTGAAGCTCCGGAACCTCACCCCGGACGCAGGCGCCCGGCTCCGCGAGGCCCAGCAGGTGGTCAGCCCGGACGGCAAAACCATCTACAGCAGCTTCGCCAAGCCCCTCGCGAAGGCGGATATCCGCTCGGTCCTGGTGGCGGTCGACGTCGCCGCCGGCACGCAGAAAGTCCTGCTTGATCAGGAGGGCATGAGCTATTTCCCTGGGCCGGTCAGCCCGGACGGCAGGACTCTGGTGGTGGTCAGTGAAAGCGACACCACTCCGCTCGAGGCGCCGCAGGTCAAGCTGCACCTGCTGGATCTTTCCAGCACGCACATCGGCGGCGACCGCCTCGCGCCGCTGGTTCACGACTGGGACCGCTGGGCCCACCCGTGCGCCTGGCTGCCGGACGGTTCGGGGCTTCTGGCCACGGCGGACGACGACGGCGCGTCGCCGGTTTTCCGGATCGATGTTGCGGCGGGTGCCGCTCTGGAGAGTGTCACCCGGGTGACGGCCGACGCGGCGGCCTACACCGACGTCGTGGTTTCGCCGGACGGTCTCAGCGCCTATGCGCTGCGCAGTTCGTACGAATTCCCTGCGGAGGCTGTGCGGATTGACCTGGCCGCCGGCGACGTGACCAGGCTCCCTGCGCCTGCGGACCGGCCGGTGTATCAGGGGACGCTGGAGCGCGTGGAGACGACGGCGGCAGACGGATCCCGCGTTCCTGCCTACCTTGCTCTGCCGGAGGGTGCGTCAGCGGACAGCCCGGTTCCCCTGCTGCTTTGGATCCATGGCGGTCCGCTGGCTTCCTGGAATGCCTGGACCTGGCGGTGGAACCCGTGGCTGCTCACCGCGAAGGGATATGCCGTGCTGCTGCCGGATCCTGCGCTCTCCACCGGGTACGGCCAGGCGCACATACAACGTGGCTGGGGTGAGTGGGGCAAGGCGCCCTACACGGACCTGATGGCCATCACGGATGCTGTGGTGGAGCGCCAGGACATTGATGAAAGCCGCACGGCGGCCATGGGCGGATCCTTCGGCGGCTACATGGCCAACTGGGTTGCGGGCCAGACCGACCGTTTCACGGCGATCGTGACCCACGCCAGCCTGTGGGCATTGGACCAGTTCGGACCGACGACCGACGCGTCCCAGTACTGGCTCAAGGAAATGACCGCCGAGATGGCCATGGAGAATTCCCCGCACCTGCACGTGGAGAACATCAAGACGCCCATGCTGGTGATCCATGGCGACAAGGACTATCGCGTCCCCATCGGTGAAGGGCTGCGCCTCTGGTACGAGCTGCTGTCCAGGTCGCAGCTGGCCGCGGACGAAAACGGTCAGACGGCCCACCGTTTCCTCTTCTACCCGGACGAGAACCACTGGATCCTGCAGCCGCAGCACGCCAAGGTCTGGTACGGCGTTGTGGAGCATTTCCTCGGCAGGAACGTCCTGGGCCAGGAGCTGCCAGTCCCGGCTGAGCTGGGGCTTTAG
- a CDS encoding amino-acid N-acetyltransferase, translating into MTDSINIRPARTGDVAAIKLLVAPLAEQRILMAKETVAYYESLQEFRIAESAGGEVIGCGALHVMWEDLAEVRTLAASDSWRGRGVGHVLVESLLDEARALGVTRVFCLTFEVDFFKRHGFEVMADQTAVDPDVYSELLRSHDEGVAEFLDLARVKPNTLGNTRMIKHL; encoded by the coding sequence GTGACTGACTCCATCAATATCCGTCCTGCCCGCACCGGCGATGTGGCCGCCATCAAGCTGCTTGTGGCTCCTTTGGCCGAGCAGCGGATCCTGATGGCCAAGGAAACGGTGGCCTATTACGAAAGCCTGCAGGAGTTCCGGATCGCAGAGTCGGCCGGCGGCGAGGTGATCGGCTGCGGTGCCCTGCACGTGATGTGGGAAGACCTTGCTGAAGTCCGCACCCTGGCCGCGTCCGATTCGTGGCGCGGCAGGGGCGTGGGCCATGTCCTCGTGGAGAGCCTGCTGGATGAGGCGAGAGCACTGGGCGTCACGCGGGTTTTCTGCCTGACATTCGAGGTGGACTTCTTCAAACGGCACGGCTTCGAGGTCATGGCAGACCAGACGGCAGTGGACCCGGACGTCTACTCCGAGCTCCTGCGTTCGCATGACGAAGGTGTTGCCGAATTCCTGGACCTGGCACGGGTGAAGCCCAATACCCTGGGTAACACGCGCATGATCAAGCATCTGTAG
- the dhaK gene encoding dihydroxyacetone kinase subunit DhaK, which translates to MKKLINDPRAVVDESVEGFGLAHADLVTISAEPKFITRKDAPVAGKVGLVSGGGSGHEPLHAGFVGLGMLDAAVPGAVFTSPTPDQIIPATLAVNSGAGVVHIVKNYTGDVLNFETAAEMAQAEGVEVRTVLVNDDVAVEDSLYTAGRRGVGGTVLVEKIAGAAAERGDALDAVAAIGDRVNQNVRTMGVALSACTVPHAGVPSFDLEENEIEIGIGIHGEPGRHRIPMENADGITDRLLEPVLSDLGVASGEKVLLFVNGMGGTPLSELYIVYRRAVQVLTEKGITVERSLVGNYITALEMQGCSISVLRLDDELTGLWDAPVHTAALRWGV; encoded by the coding sequence ATGAAGAAGCTCATCAATGATCCCCGTGCCGTGGTTGACGAATCCGTCGAAGGCTTTGGCCTTGCTCATGCGGATCTCGTGACCATCAGTGCGGAACCGAAATTCATCACGCGCAAGGACGCGCCCGTCGCCGGGAAAGTGGGACTGGTTTCCGGCGGAGGCAGCGGGCATGAACCCCTGCACGCCGGCTTTGTGGGGTTGGGGATGCTCGACGCCGCCGTGCCGGGTGCCGTTTTCACCTCGCCGACGCCGGACCAGATCATTCCGGCCACGCTCGCCGTCAACTCCGGCGCGGGGGTGGTCCATATCGTCAAGAACTACACCGGCGACGTCCTGAACTTCGAAACTGCCGCGGAAATGGCACAGGCGGAGGGCGTTGAAGTCCGCACCGTGCTGGTCAACGACGACGTCGCCGTGGAGGATTCGCTGTATACGGCCGGCCGGCGCGGCGTGGGTGGAACCGTTCTGGTGGAAAAGATCGCCGGCGCCGCGGCCGAGCGCGGGGATGCCCTTGATGCCGTTGCTGCGATCGGGGACCGCGTCAACCAGAACGTCCGCACCATGGGTGTGGCATTGTCTGCCTGCACCGTCCCGCACGCGGGGGTGCCCAGCTTCGACCTCGAGGAAAACGAAATCGAGATCGGCATCGGCATCCACGGCGAACCGGGCAGGCACCGGATCCCCATGGAAAACGCGGACGGGATCACCGACCGCCTGCTGGAACCCGTCCTCAGCGATCTGGGCGTTGCCTCCGGCGAAAAGGTGCTCCTGTTCGTCAACGGAATGGGCGGAACTCCGCTGAGCGAGCTCTATATTGTGTACCGCCGGGCCGTGCAGGTGCTGACGGAGAAGGGCATCACGGTCGAGCGCTCATTGGTGGGCAACTACATCACCGCCCTGGAGATGCAGGGCTGCTCCATTTCCGTGCTGCGGCTGGACGATGAGCTGACCGGACTTTGGGACGCTCCGGTGCACACCGCTGCCCTGCGCTGGGGAGTCTAG
- the dhaL gene encoding dihydroxyacetone kinase subunit DhaL — translation MGLDVNWAVKWLTLSAQAMAEHRVELIELDRAIGDSDHGENMDRGFQAVLNKLAESPPETPGAALKLTAMTLMSKVGGAAGPLYGTAFLRAATALGDTPDVDAPALAAALAAARDGIVARGKAESGDKTMVDAWTPAVEAAEAAATDGDVLAVLIAAAEAAEAGAVATDPLVARKGRASYLGERSAGHRDPGAASSALILRAAAGAAA, via the coding sequence GTGGGACTGGACGTCAACTGGGCGGTGAAGTGGCTGACCCTGTCCGCCCAGGCCATGGCGGAACACCGTGTTGAGCTCATCGAGCTGGACCGCGCAATCGGGGATTCGGATCATGGCGAAAACATGGACCGCGGCTTCCAGGCAGTTCTGAACAAACTGGCCGAATCACCGCCGGAAACACCAGGCGCCGCGCTTAAGCTGACCGCCATGACCCTGATGTCCAAGGTGGGCGGAGCTGCCGGCCCCCTGTACGGCACAGCGTTCCTGCGGGCTGCCACGGCGCTGGGTGACACGCCCGACGTCGACGCCCCGGCGCTTGCGGCTGCCCTGGCGGCGGCGCGCGACGGCATTGTGGCCCGAGGCAAGGCCGAATCAGGGGACAAAACCATGGTGGATGCATGGACGCCGGCGGTGGAAGCGGCCGAGGCTGCCGCCACTGACGGTGACGTGCTGGCCGTGCTGATTGCTGCCGCCGAAGCCGCCGAGGCCGGGGCGGTTGCCACCGATCCGCTCGTTGCCCGCAAAGGCCGCGCCAGCTACCTGGGGGAGCGCAGCGCCGGTCACCGTGATCCGGGCGCAGCATCCAGCGCACTGATTCTCCGCGCAGCCGCCGGGGCCGCAGCATGA
- the dhaM gene encoding dihydroxyacetone kinase phosphoryl donor subunit DhaM produces the protein MTVRIVVVSHSEKIADGAVELAAQMAPDVVMIAAGGTADGRIGTSLEKVMSALEKAAGDDGVVVLTDLGSAVMTAESALEFAEDADSVLLADAPLVEGLVAAAVAAQGGASSHAVKRAAEAVYGHAPVTSPHPVVPVAEPVPAAEPVGSETTPDATGDFELINLAGMHARPAAQIAGGLAGLNADVTVNGADGASMTGLMTLGAGKGSVLHVEAFGPDAAKAIGYVGDLVQAGFGEP, from the coding sequence ATGACGGTCCGGATCGTGGTGGTGTCCCATAGCGAAAAAATTGCCGACGGCGCCGTGGAGCTTGCCGCGCAGATGGCACCGGACGTTGTGATGATCGCTGCCGGGGGAACCGCCGACGGGCGGATCGGCACCAGTCTGGAGAAGGTCATGTCTGCCCTGGAGAAGGCTGCGGGGGATGACGGCGTGGTGGTACTCACGGATCTGGGGTCCGCCGTTATGACCGCTGAGTCCGCACTGGAGTTCGCCGAAGACGCGGATTCCGTGCTGCTGGCCGACGCCCCGCTGGTGGAGGGCCTGGTGGCCGCGGCCGTGGCCGCCCAAGGCGGCGCCAGCTCTCATGCAGTCAAACGTGCGGCTGAAGCGGTCTACGGGCATGCGCCGGTGACGTCTCCGCATCCGGTGGTCCCGGTGGCAGAGCCGGTCCCGGCGGCAGAGCCGGTGGGGAGCGAAACCACCCCGGACGCGACAGGCGATTTCGAGCTCATCAATCTGGCGGGGATGCATGCCCGCCCCGCCGCGCAGATCGCCGGCGGGCTGGCCGGCCTGAACGCCGATGTTACGGTGAACGGGGCGGACGGAGCCTCGATGACGGGCCTTATGACACTCGGCGCGGGCAAGGGCTCGGTGCTCCACGTGGAAGCGTTCGGCCCCGACGCTGCCAAGGCCATCGGCTACGTGGGCGACCTCGTCCAGGCCGGATTCGGAGAGCCCTAA
- a CDS encoding DUF3592 domain-containing protein, with product MKTVLYIIWALFVLGAAFSIVLVLRKSRRQERLTADWPRARATVTGSVAGWSNAASSSNATRIYYPAYQFTDARGILFAGGSEVSFASQPVPGSPLDVAYNPLNPNQSFQQSTREKTALGCIIPFFAVFAVASFLLIGIFPIG from the coding sequence ATGAAAACTGTGCTGTACATTATCTGGGCCCTGTTTGTCCTTGGCGCGGCGTTCTCGATAGTGCTCGTGCTGCGGAAGTCGAGGCGTCAGGAGCGGCTCACCGCTGACTGGCCGCGGGCGCGGGCCACCGTCACGGGCAGTGTGGCAGGTTGGTCCAATGCGGCCAGCAGTTCCAACGCCACCCGCATCTACTACCCCGCGTATCAGTTCACGGATGCCCGAGGCATTCTTTTTGCCGGTGGATCCGAGGTGTCCTTCGCCAGTCAGCCGGTGCCGGGTTCCCCGTTGGATGTTGCGTACAACCCCCTCAATCCCAATCAATCTTTCCAGCAGTCGACGCGGGAAAAGACCGCCCTGGGCTGCATCATCCCGTTCTTCGCGGTGTTCGCCGTGGCCTCGTTCCTGTTGATCGGCATCTTCCCGATCGGCTGA